From the Oncorhynchus nerka isolate Pitt River linkage group LG20, Oner_Uvic_2.0, whole genome shotgun sequence genome, one window contains:
- the LOC115101619 gene encoding amphoterin-induced protein 3-like, giving the protein MTSLFSPDTVVLLCLLLHSTEGTCPSICLCTSDTLSCGSQGLTRLPILLPPTTVTLDLSYNRLGWLGPGSFSSLPKLDTLRLANNQLTTLGHGVFQNTSSLRHLDLSSNRLRVLEQHFLQGLWRLEELLLYNNHITRVEGGTLSGLSSLRKAYFSLNQVTEFPFFSIRDHSHPFLTMLDLSSNRMTTLPWEDVKALPGSVQKGLYLHNNSLVCECSMYSVFWHWEQRGFDSVRDFTDEHTCLIYGEPRASVRFLRHSLYFQNCTVGKVVSLPMAVLLSNLMVNEGERVHLDCQTSLGGKELSYTWVSPNQEYLTQTSFNDTLINVFPNGTLEIPAAKLNDSGLYLCTALDYKHMLNATREVNVTVIRPMPDTFNTGYTTLLGCVVTLVVILMYLYLTPCRCGCCKQPLPPAIQIPAYDPNTLASIFSPTLSHRDPTKANINKRVVFMEPLMEEQNGDLRATLAREQPGLQWEWGASGLS; this is encoded by the coding sequence AtgacctccctcttctctccagaCACTGTAGTGCTGCTgtgcctcctcctccactccacagAGGGAACCTgcccctccatctgtctctgcaCCTCAGACACACTGAGCTGTGGCTCCCAGGGCCTCACGAGACTGCCCATCCTCCTGCCCCCCACCACCGTCACCCTCGACCTCAGCTACAACCGGCTGGGCTGGCTGGGCCCCGGCAGCTTCTCCAGCCTGCCCAAACTGGACACCCTCCGCCTGGCAAACAATCAGCTCACGACGCTGGGCCATGGGGTCTTCCAGAACACCTCCAGCCTCCGTCACCTGGACCTGTCCTCCAACAGGCTGCGGGTGCTGGAGCAGCACTTCCTGCAGGGTCTGTGGAGGCTGGAGGAGCTGCTGCTCTACAACAACCATATCACCCGCGTGGAGGGTGGGACGCTGAGCGGTCTGAGCAGTCTCAGGAAGGCTTACTTCAGCCTCAACCAAGTCACAGAATTCCCCTTCTTTTCCATACGGGACCACAGTCATCCGTTTCTCACCATGTTGGACCTGTCCTCCAACCGTATGACCACACTACCCTGGGAGGATGTGAAGGCACTGCCGGGGTCAGTGCAGAAGGGGCTGTACCTCCATAACAACTCTCTGGTGTGTGAGTGTTCCATGTACAGTGTGTTCTGGCACTGGGAGCAGAGGGGCTTCGACTCGGTCAGGGACTTCACAGATGAGCACACCTGCCTGATCTACGGCGAGCCGCGCGCCTCGGTCCGATTCCTCAGACACTCCCTCTACTTCCAAAACTGCACAGTGGGGAAGGTGGTCTCTTTGCCCATGGCTGTTCTCCTCTCCAACCTCATGGTGAACGAGGGGGAGAGGGTCCATCTGGACTGCCAAACCTCCCTCGGAGGTAAAGAGCTGTCATACACGTGGGTCTCTCCAAATCAGGAATACCTGACCCAGACGAGCTTCAACGACACCCTCATCAACGTGTTCCCTAACGGGACCTTGGAGATCCCAGCAGCCAAGCTGAATGACTCGGGACTCTACTTGTGTACAGCCCTGGACTACAAACACATGCTGAATGCAACCAGGGAGGTGAATGTCACCGTGATCCGCCCCATGCCTGACACCTTCAACACGGGCTACACCACCTTACTGGGTTGCGTGGTCACCCTGGTAGTCATCCTAATGTACCTCTACCTAACGCCCTGCCGCTGTGGGTGCTGTAAGCAGCCCCTGCCTCCAGCCATCCAGATCCCTGCCTACGACCCAAACACCCTGGCCTCCATCTTCTCCCCCACACTGAGCCACAGGGACCCAACCAAGGCCAACATCAACAAGCGGGTGGTGTTCATGGAGCCTCTGATGGAGGAGCAGAACGGGGATCTGAGGGCCACCCTGGCCAGGGAGCAACCAGGGTTGCAGTGGGAGTGGGGCGCCAGCGGACTCTCCTAG